In the genome of Candidatus Kinetoplastibacterium desouzaii TCC079E, the window AAGAAGAATTTTAGAAAACCTCAACCTCTTCCATTTATTCCTTTTGCAAAAGCTGATAAAGCAGTTGATTATTTAATAGAAATATATGATAGAAATACAGAATTTTTACGCTCTTCTTTTAAGAAAGAATTGTTTGACGGACAAGATCTTAATGTAAGAATCAGGGCCTATTATCCAGCGATAAGAATTTCAGTATCTAATCATGACATGATAGATTCCAGATTTTCCTATGGTCATGTTGCAGAGCCTGGAGTTTATCAGACTACTATTACAAGACCGAAGCTTTTTAAATCGTATTTAATAGATCAAATAAATCAATTAATTAAAAACCATAATGTTGAAATATGGATAGGTGAATCTGATTCTCCGATTCCTATACACTTTGCTTTTACTGATTCTTCTAATGCCAATATTAAATTTCAAGAAGGTAGTATCACAAATAAATTACTTAGAGATATATTTGATGTTCCTGATTTATCAGTTACTGATGATGCTATAGTGAATGGCACATGGAAAGTAAAGAAAGAAGAATCAAAACCATTAGCCCCATTTACAGCAGCGCGAATAGATTATTCATTACAAAGATTGCAGCATTACACAGCAACATCTCCAGAACATTTTCAGAATTATATTCTTTTTACAAATTATCAGTTTTATGTAGATGAATTTTGTGGAATGGCTAAAAAATTAGTAGATAGTGGTAGTGCTGGTTATACTGCATTAGTTGAGCCAGGAAATAAAATTATTACAAAAAATGATAATGATTTAAAAGACAATGGTTTCAAAATGCCTCAAATGCCAGCATATCATTTGGTGAGAGAAAATCATTCTGGTATAACTTTAGTAAATATAGGGGTAGGTCCATCAAATGCAAAAACTATAACAGACCATATTGCTGTTTTAAGACCTCATGTTTGGCTTATGCTTGGTCATTGTGCAGGATTAAGAGATTCTCAACGTTTAGGAGATTATGTCTTAGCTCATGGATATGTTAGAGATGACCACGTTCTTGATATAGATTTACCAATATGGGTTCCAGTTCCTGCTTTAGCTGAAGTGCAAGTTGCTTTAGAAAATGCTGTCGAAAAAGTTTCAGGTTTAAGTGGTTGGGAATTAAAACACATTATGCGAACAGGAACAGTTGTAACAATAGATAATCGTAATTGGGAATTACACGATCAGACAGAATTGGTAAAACGTTTCTCTCAATCACGTGCTATTGCTTTAGATATGGAATCAGGGACAATAGCAGCCAATGGTTTTAGGTTCCGTGTTCCATATGGAACTTTACTATGTGTGTCAGATAAACCATTGCATGGTGAATTAAAATTACCAGGTATGGCTAATGATTTTTATAGAACGCAAGTTAATAAACATTTAGAAATAGGTATTAAAGCATTAGAAATGCTTCGTGAAATGCCATCAGAGAGGTTACATTCTAGAAAATTAAGAACATTTATGGAAACAGCATTCCAATAGATTAAATGGTGGAGCGGAGGAGGATCGAACTCCCGGCCTTCGCATTGCGAACGCGACGCTCTACCATTTGAGCTACCGCCCCACTAAGATATGTAGTTAGTGATTTATTATATATATTAAATTAATTAATTTCTAGATTTATTAATACTGGTGTATGGTCTGAAGG includes:
- a CDS encoding AMP nucleosidase, with protein sequence MDSIFIPKMEKKNFRKPQPLPFIPFAKADKAVDYLIEIYDRNTEFLRSSFKKELFDGQDLNVRIRAYYPAIRISVSNHDMIDSRFSYGHVAEPGVYQTTITRPKLFKSYLIDQINQLIKNHNVEIWIGESDSPIPIHFAFTDSSNANIKFQEGSITNKLLRDIFDVPDLSVTDDAIVNGTWKVKKEESKPLAPFTAARIDYSLQRLQHYTATSPEHFQNYILFTNYQFYVDEFCGMAKKLVDSGSAGYTALVEPGNKIITKNDNDLKDNGFKMPQMPAYHLVRENHSGITLVNIGVGPSNAKTITDHIAVLRPHVWLMLGHCAGLRDSQRLGDYVLAHGYVRDDHVLDIDLPIWVPVPALAEVQVALENAVEKVSGLSGWELKHIMRTGTVVTIDNRNWELHDQTELVKRFSQSRAIALDMESGTIAANGFRFRVPYGTLLCVSDKPLHGELKLPGMANDFYRTQVNKHLEIGIKALEMLREMPSERLHSRKLRTFMETAFQ